A section of the Methanofollis sp. UBA420 genome encodes:
- a CDS encoding DUF4062 domain-containing protein encodes MKSIFISSTSRDLINERDIAIETIDDLDSAKAVAMERFPSNPHPSKDVCLSYLRECDLVILILGFKYGSEDPEENLSITEIEYNEAKKHNLPVLVFLKNDDKGNWIPDEESEKKEKLEYFKKRLDSEITRVTFQRPEELGRKIAIAIYNYESEYGEVGIHNRQILTGDQFFKPYLSKQKIFNHCHQFLGRTEIFQKACEFIGSTKKILMIHGRGGIGKSKLLYELQNKIVSEHQYKVWFLRENAQIFEDLYRQIPLKRKNIIIIDDAHRQNDLRMLFQIAIDSPDSIQLIFSLRNYGLNSLKAQSLQNGFEPGDIEILPEITDLKREDMEALADSILDDDHKNFRDALVNVARDSPLVLVIGARLVNDNSILPHLLSKDKDFQTIVLEKFSDILIGNLTDEFDRSDVKHVLRLFSALQPVDLNDTTLDKISEFIGIEKYELNLIISELESAGVLLKKGRAGLRITPDVFSDYILSEVCVTQDRLTGYADKVFDAFYDTFPAQIISNIAELDWRVQSNGTKIDVMNHIWEKIFNHYKQGSNLDRHKILTIIEKIAYLQPSKSFEIIEFALTHHSSEDEGISGLYVFTHEDIISDIPGILKKISYNIQYLPQCCDILWDLGKDHEGDLNSDTSPPISILQDLAQYRLHKPTVIQSILLDAVEKWLRDPSSHNHLHSPLDIIDPILKKDGEDSRFTGSKFEFTSFAISNHKTLKIRRKALDLISTSFAIESTRVRLRAIKSLMDALRPPRPLFGRKISEEEYVKWYAEEKEILNIFEKITSEIRDPVVRIEIRQNLHWYARFGRDEENLKKAKNTIKKIRETFDVRLVRAMRYSFDEREGGDYKKTTEAIDHNIQNTVKKFISKQKSPDAAYSRLNDIIHNFDIERISYNSGRFFYFLGKMDPKYSEKICLNIISDQSSSLCQHYGSIIAGIIESNKSIAKRLIKEGLHSRQISICRSIAFGYSNGWWQGRIEKSELQTVERLLKCSDDYIRKSAIAALAEFPRSENRKIKKIALNLDIGENISFADELFKLFFSTTNKPALKLTKSEIKKMIMKLKPLPSLEELPNGRGFYVCNFFKYAGEKDPDAIISLFFERIKYGEEIRERSWNSFEPIPFIIHSDWLEPFYRRPEYQKLLKKVRDEADNANYKWRYGCLFKLISNNYSAGSLQSLSEWVDSGSQRKILTVCALIQHAPPEFLLSNSDFVNKILESSSKIDIPCHNKVKETLHRIARCSARTGTVGEPFPLDLKIRDGADDCAHKFPAGSATGRFYHELADEANRWVKDAIIDDEDYFDD; translated from the coding sequence ATGAAATCCATATTCATCAGTTCAACATCTAGAGATTTAATAAATGAACGGGATATAGCAATTGAAACAATCGATGATCTCGATTCCGCAAAGGCTGTTGCAATGGAGAGATTTCCATCGAATCCCCATCCATCAAAAGACGTCTGCTTATCATACCTGCGGGAATGTGACTTGGTCATTCTAATATTGGGATTTAAATACGGCTCAGAAGATCCCGAAGAAAATCTATCCATTACCGAAATTGAGTATAATGAAGCAAAAAAGCATAATTTGCCAGTATTAGTCTTTTTAAAAAATGATGATAAAGGCAATTGGATACCTGATGAAGAATCCGAGAAAAAAGAAAAACTTGAATATTTTAAGAAACGGTTGGATTCTGAAATAACAAGAGTAACATTTCAAAGACCAGAGGAGTTAGGAAGAAAAATCGCAATTGCGATATACAATTATGAATCTGAGTATGGAGAAGTTGGAATACACAATCGCCAAATCTTGACTGGAGATCAATTTTTCAAGCCCTATTTATCCAAGCAAAAAATATTCAATCATTGTCATCAGTTTCTTGGTCGAACTGAAATTTTTCAAAAGGCTTGCGAATTCATTGGATCAACAAAAAAAATACTGATGATTCATGGTCGAGGGGGTATCGGAAAGAGTAAGTTGCTTTATGAATTGCAGAATAAAATCGTCAGTGAGCACCAATATAAAGTATGGTTTCTTCGTGAAAATGCACAAATATTCGAAGATTTGTACCGGCAAATCCCATTGAAAAGAAAGAATATTATCATCATCGATGATGCACATCGCCAAAATGATCTGAGGATGCTTTTTCAAATTGCAATAGACTCTCCTGATTCGATTCAACTAATCTTCTCTCTTAGAAATTATGGTTTGAATTCATTAAAAGCCCAATCTCTTCAGAATGGATTTGAACCCGGGGATATAGAAATATTGCCCGAAATCACAGATTTAAAGCGTGAAGACATGGAGGCTCTTGCAGACTCCATATTGGATGATGATCATAAAAATTTTAGAGACGCTTTGGTTAATGTGGCCCGTGATTCACCTTTAGTCCTGGTTATTGGGGCAAGATTGGTGAATGATAATTCAATTCTCCCTCATTTACTATCGAAGGATAAGGATTTCCAAACCATTGTTCTTGAAAAATTCTCAGATATTTTAATAGGCAATTTGACTGATGAATTCGATAGATCCGATGTAAAACATGTTCTCAGGTTATTTTCTGCACTTCAACCAGTGGATCTTAACGACACAACATTGGATAAGATATCAGAGTTTATTGGCATAGAAAAATATGAATTGAACTTGATTATTTCTGAATTAGAGTCAGCAGGTGTTCTTCTCAAAAAAGGGCGAGCAGGATTAAGAATTACTCCAGATGTATTCTCTGATTACATTTTGTCTGAAGTTTGCGTAACGCAGGATCGCCTTACAGGATATGCCGATAAGGTATTTGATGCATTTTATGATACGTTTCCCGCCCAAATAATTTCAAATATTGCGGAATTAGATTGGCGGGTTCAAAGTAATGGAACCAAAATTGATGTAATGAATCATATCTGGGAGAAAATTTTCAATCACTATAAACAAGGTTCAAATCTAGATCGGCATAAGATTTTAACGATCATAGAAAAAATTGCATATCTTCAACCCTCAAAATCGTTTGAGATCATTGAGTTTGCATTAACACACCACTCTTCTGAAGATGAGGGTATATCTGGACTTTACGTATTTACACATGAAGATATAATATCTGACATTCCAGGGATCCTCAAAAAAATATCGTATAACATACAATATCTTCCCCAATGCTGCGACATCTTATGGGACTTGGGCAAAGATCATGAAGGAGATCTTAACTCTGATACAAGCCCTCCTATAAGCATTCTTCAGGATCTCGCACAGTATCGTCTCCATAAACCCACAGTTATCCAATCGATTCTTTTAGATGCCGTAGAGAAATGGCTGCGAGACCCTTCATCTCATAACCATCTCCATTCACCCCTTGATATAATCGATCCAATTCTCAAAAAAGACGGAGAAGACTCTCGATTTACGGGATCTAAGTTCGAATTCACATCATTTGCAATCAGTAATCATAAAACACTAAAAATCCGAAGGAAAGCATTAGATTTAATATCCACATCATTTGCAATAGAGTCAACCAGAGTGAGACTACGAGCGATAAAAAGTCTTATGGATGCGCTTCGTCCCCCTAGACCGTTATTTGGAAGGAAAATATCAGAGGAGGAATATGTGAAATGGTATGCCGAAGAAAAAGAAATACTCAATATTTTTGAAAAAATTACCTCGGAAATCCGAGATCCTGTTGTAAGGATAGAGATCCGTCAGAATTTACATTGGTATGCAAGGTTCGGGAGAGATGAGGAAAATCTGAAAAAAGCTAAAAACACAATTAAAAAAATCAGAGAAACGTTTGATGTACGCTTGGTCAGAGCAATGCGATATTCATTTGATGAAAGAGAGGGAGGAGATTATAAGAAGACAACAGAAGCAATCGACCACAATATCCAGAATACAGTTAAAAAATTCATTTCCAAACAAAAATCCCCAGATGCTGCATATTCGAGGCTCAATGATATAATTCACAACTTCGATATCGAAAGAATTTCCTATAATTCAGGGCGATTTTTTTATTTCCTCGGAAAGATGGATCCAAAATATTCTGAAAAAATTTGTTTAAACATAATCTCAGATCAATCCTCATCCTTATGTCAGCATTATGGATCAATTATAGCGGGGATTATTGAATCGAACAAGAGCATTGCAAAACGCCTTATCAAAGAGGGACTCCACTCCCGGCAAATTTCAATTTGTAGATCGATTGCATTTGGATATTCAAACGGGTGGTGGCAGGGTAGGATTGAAAAAAGTGAATTACAGACTGTCGAAAGATTATTGAAATGTTCAGACGATTATATCAGAAAATCTGCAATTGCTGCCCTTGCAGAATTTCCACGGTCGGAAAATCGAAAAATAAAAAAAATTGCGTTAAACTTGGACATCGGCGAGAATATTTCGTTTGCAGATGAACTTTTTAAATTATTTTTTTCCACAACAAATAAACCCGCACTTAAACTAACAAAATCAGAAATTAAAAAGATGATTATGAAATTGAAACCTCTGCCATCTTTAGAGGAACTTCCAAATGGAAGAGGATTTTATGTCTGCAATTTTTTCAAGTATGCTGGTGAAAAGGATCCAGATGCAATAATTTCTCTATTTTTTGAAAGGATAAAATATGGGGAGGAGATCCGTGAAAGATCTTGGAACAGTTTTGAGCCAATTCCTTTCATTATACATTCGGATTGGCTGGAACCCTTCTACAGACGCCCCGAGTACCAAAAATTGCTGAAAAAGGTTCGTGATGAAGCAGATAATGCCAATTATAAATGGAGGTACGGGTGCTTATTCAAACTGATCTCAAATAATTATTCTGCCGGATCCTTACAGTCTCTATCAGAGTGGGTTGATTCTGGCAGTCAAAGAAAAATTCTGACAGTCTGTGCCCTGATCCAGCATGCGCCCCCAGAATTCCTTCTTTCCAATTCAGATTTTGTTAATAAAATTCTGGAATCATCATCGAAGATCGATATCCCCTGTCATAATAAAGTAAAAGAAACCCTCCATAGAATTGCACGATGTTCTGCAAGAACGGGAACAGTGGGTGAGCCATTCCCGCTTGATCTTAAAATAAGGGATGGTGCTGATGACTGTGCACATAAATTCCCTGCTGGATCTGCTACAGGGAGATTTTATCATGAATTAGCAGATGAGGCAAACAGATGGGTAAAGGACGCAATAATCGACGATGAAGACTATTTCGATGACTGA
- a CDS encoding type 1 glutamine amidotransferase family protein, with product MKGSVYLFACPAFADWEPPLAVSMISDTNKTFPKKRSYRVIAFGLSKGPVTSLGGITVLPDVDVGGVDLADAAMVILPGSSYYENHDPVELVPLIRECVRQKITVAAICGGTLFLARHGFLDDVRHTSCGPEWLKEHAPDYRGETQYVHVPSVADGGIITANPFGFVEFAAEIIRTLDVFLPGFLEFWVRTIKTGYLNVDSADPTAGKMKE from the coding sequence ATGAAAGGTAGTGTCTATCTCTTCGCATGTCCTGCTTTTGCCGACTGGGAACCGCCGCTTGCGGTCTCCATGATCTCTGATACGAACAAAACATTCCCGAAAAAAAGAAGTTACAGGGTGATCGCCTTCGGGCTTTCGAAAGGGCCGGTCACGTCGCTCGGCGGGATCACGGTCCTCCCGGACGTCGATGTCGGCGGAGTCGACCTTGCGGATGCGGCGATGGTGATCCTGCCAGGGTCGTCATACTACGAAAACCACGACCCAGTTGAACTGGTCCCCCTGATCCGGGAGTGCGTGCGGCAAAAAATCACCGTAGCGGCGATCTGCGGGGGGACGCTCTTCCTCGCACGGCACGGTTTTCTGGACGACGTCCGCCACACCAGTTGCGGTCCAGAGTGGCTGAAGGAGCACGCCCCCGACTATCGCGGGGAGACGCAGTACGTCCATGTGCCGAGCGTCGCCGACGGTGGCATCATCACGGCAAACCCCTTTGGGTTCGTGGAGTTTGCCGCCGAGATCATACGGACGCTGGACGTGTTCCTCCCCGGATTTCTCGAATTCTGGGTGCGCACCATCAAGACCGGCTACCTGAATGTCGATTCGGCCGACCCGACGGCGGGAAAGATGAAAGAGTGA
- a CDS encoding KTSC domain-containing protein, whose amino-acid sequence MLRQAVTSGTIQSVGYSALSGTLEIEFTNGSLYQYSDVPASVYRELMAASSHGTYFNEHIKEWYHFRKIR is encoded by the coding sequence ATGTTGCGGCAAGCGGTCACCTCCGGCACCATCCAATCGGTCGGATACAGTGCTCTCTCCGGCACCCTGGAGATCGAGTTCACGAACGGTTCTCTCTACCAGTATTCGGACGTCCCTGCGTCGGTCTATCGGGAATTGATGGCGGCCTCCTCCCACGGGACATACTTCAACGAACACATCAAAGAGTGGTATCACTTCAGAAAGATCCGGTAA
- a CDS encoding SPFH domain-containing protein, with product MVVEEILNNLVTIFLILVVIYIMSRGVVIIQPYEQGLQIRLGKYIGRLNPGFRWVVPLITFVQKIDLRTQVMDVPSQEVITKDNSPTNVDAIVYTRVVDPEKAFFEVANYRMATVALAQTSLRGIIGDMELDEVLYNRDLINTKLRDILDRETDQWGVKVERVEIKEVDPVGAVKQAMTEQTAAERERRAAILRAEGDKRSAILRAEGERQSVILQAEGERQSKVLRAEGERLSRILQAQGEAQGLRILSLGSRPLDKKTITVLSLDALKQMADGQATKIIFPFEVSSLIKQSARFLGATDEMPEVEGVTEAGEIDASILGEVPKPEEIAKLLERLEEKLETEGESIEELKIGKKESI from the coding sequence ATGGTAGTTGAAGAAATACTCAACAATCTGGTCACGATCTTCCTGATCCTCGTGGTCATCTATATCATGTCACGGGGGGTTGTGATCATCCAGCCCTATGAACAGGGGCTGCAGATCAGGCTTGGAAAGTATATCGGGAGGCTCAACCCGGGTTTCCGGTGGGTCGTCCCCCTGATCACGTTCGTCCAGAAGATCGACCTCCGCACTCAGGTGATGGATGTCCCGTCGCAGGAGGTGATCACCAAGGACAACTCCCCGACCAATGTCGACGCCATCGTGTACACCCGTGTGGTGGACCCGGAGAAGGCCTTCTTCGAGGTCGCGAACTACCGGATGGCGACGGTCGCCCTTGCCCAGACAAGCCTTCGCGGCATCATCGGCGATATGGAGCTTGACGAGGTGCTTTACAACCGCGACCTGATCAACACGAAGCTGCGTGACATCCTGGATCGGGAGACCGACCAGTGGGGCGTGAAGGTTGAGCGCGTGGAGATCAAGGAGGTCGACCCTGTCGGTGCCGTGAAGCAGGCGATGACCGAGCAGACGGCTGCGGAGAGGGAAAGGCGTGCGGCAATCCTCCGTGCCGAGGGTGACAAGCGCTCGGCGATTCTCCGCGCCGAGGGTGAGAGGCAGTCCGTGATCCTCCAGGCCGAGGGCGAGCGGCAGAGCAAGGTCCTCCGTGCCGAGGGTGAACGGCTCTCCCGGATCCTCCAGGCGCAGGGCGAGGCCCAGGGGCTGCGCATCCTTTCCCTTGGCTCCCGGCCGCTGGACAAGAAGACGATCACCGTTCTCTCCCTCGACGCCCTGAAGCAGATGGCAGACGGGCAGGCGACGAAGATCATCTTCCCCTTCGAAGTGTCGAGCCTGATCAAGCAGAGCGCGCGCTTCCTCGGGGCGACCGACGAGATGCCCGAGGTCGAGGGCGTTACAGAGGCAGGGGAGATCGACGCCTCGATCCTCGGCGAGGTGCCGAAGCCCGAAGAGATTGCAAAACTCCTCGAACGTCTCGAAGAGAAACTGGAAACCGAAGGGGAGTCGATCGAGGAATTGAAGATCGGGAAGAAAGAGTCAATCTAA
- a CDS encoding NfeD family protein: MDPVLGISLGWVLIVLGALLLVIEATNPGFFVAVPGTVMIILGVLFVLGVDVFGSTLGVVVGVVTALAAAAVTVWLYSRITPQEKPTTISRDSVVGQEGHVVRDVDPDSIAGKVRIGGVEWSASSASAPLRVGTRVVVVRSEGVHVVVDEVK; this comes from the coding sequence ATGGATCCTGTGCTGGGCATCTCCCTTGGCTGGGTTCTGATCGTGCTCGGGGCCCTCCTGCTCGTTATCGAAGCCACGAATCCCGGCTTCTTCGTCGCCGTCCCCGGGACCGTGATGATCATCCTGGGTGTTCTCTTTGTGCTGGGCGTCGATGTCTTCGGGTCGACCCTCGGCGTCGTCGTCGGGGTGGTGACGGCCCTTGCAGCGGCCGCGGTCACTGTCTGGCTCTACTCCCGGATCACTCCCCAGGAAAAGCCGACGACGATCAGCCGCGACTCCGTCGTCGGCCAGGAGGGGCATGTTGTCAGGGACGTGGACCCTGACTCCATCGCGGGGAAGGTCAGGATCGGTGGCGTCGAGTGGAGCGCCAGCTCGGCCTCCGCCCCTCTCAGGGTGGGGACGAGGGTTGTCGTCGTCCGTTCAGAGGGCGTGCATGTCGTTGTCGATGAGGTGAAATGA
- a CDS encoding tetratricopeptide repeat protein gives MQDIPRQKRYALGWYNEGITHLSMHEYEEALSFFERALKVVPDHPDFLIGKGEVLMATGQYREAYQHFLMAATREPENLKALVLLGSSLLKLDMPGPADEAFLAALTLNRYDGEAWFGHGAALYHLGRKEEAREAFRQALRKKPNQPQLMYYLAKTAGSDREAIEYLARGCRLDPTNVDLIHEMAERLITLGHYKEAAAFCKRAMARRPGNPKTEDLIRRCMEGMIREKDGISP, from the coding sequence ATGCAGGATATACCCAGACAGAAGAGATATGCTCTCGGATGGTACAACGAAGGCATCACACACCTTTCCATGCACGAATACGAGGAAGCGCTCTCTTTTTTCGAGCGTGCACTCAAGGTGGTGCCCGACCACCCTGACTTCCTGATCGGCAAAGGGGAGGTGCTGATGGCGACAGGTCAGTACAGGGAGGCATACCAGCACTTCCTTATGGCCGCCACCCGTGAGCCCGAAAACCTGAAGGCTCTTGTTCTCCTGGGGAGTTCGCTTCTCAAACTCGACATGCCCGGGCCCGCCGACGAGGCCTTCCTTGCAGCCCTCACTCTCAACAGGTACGACGGCGAGGCCTGGTTCGGCCACGGGGCGGCGCTCTACCACCTCGGCAGGAAAGAAGAAGCCCGGGAGGCCTTCCGGCAGGCCCTGAGAAAAAAGCCGAACCAGCCTCAACTGATGTATTACCTTGCAAAAACAGCCGGGAGCGACAGGGAGGCGATCGAATATCTGGCCCGCGGCTGCCGCCTCGACCCGACCAACGTCGACCTCATCCACGAGATGGCCGAACGCCTCATCACACTTGGCCACTACAAAGAGGCCGCCGCATTCTGCAAACGTGCCATGGCCAGGCGTCCGGGCAATCCGAAGACAGAAGACCTCATCAGGAGGTGCATGGAAGGGATGATCCGGGAGAAGGACGGGATCAGTCCCTGA
- a CDS encoding damage-control phosphatase ARMT1 family protein → MKFQPRCTECLLSRVGYEAGLVLDDPAAIEEVRRAAAAVLAAGQDDPAVPAPVLAGAVHRCAYSLIGVDDPYLDLKKQNNRDALLAVEMVAPDLVTFRDYVTAAVLGNTFDYGVQSHQVTGDFLSFFATEFPKGLAIDDTDRILPLCRDVVYFTDNCGEIVFDRLLLRYLKAQGATVTVVVRGAPILNDATMEDALTLGLDAIADHVTTTTCGERELGVNLSFIPDDLATALEGCSLVIAKGMANYEALTEYDDFPPTAFLMAVKCETIAGMVGVPKGSKVALLRD, encoded by the coding sequence ATGAAATTTCAGCCACGGTGTACTGAATGTCTTCTCTCCCGCGTGGGATATGAGGCCGGGCTTGTGCTCGACGATCCCGCAGCGATCGAGGAGGTGCGGCGTGCGGCGGCGGCAGTGCTCGCCGCGGGACAGGATGACCCGGCGGTGCCGGCACCGGTGCTTGCAGGTGCTGTCCACCGGTGCGCGTATAGTCTGATCGGTGTCGATGACCCGTACCTGGACCTCAAGAAGCAGAACAACAGGGACGCCCTCCTTGCCGTCGAAATGGTCGCGCCCGACCTCGTGACTTTCAGGGATTATGTCACTGCCGCGGTGCTCGGCAACACCTTTGACTACGGTGTCCAGTCCCACCAGGTGACCGGAGACTTTCTCTCGTTCTTTGCGACAGAGTTCCCGAAAGGCCTTGCAATCGACGACACCGACAGGATCCTCCCGCTCTGCCGCGATGTCGTCTATTTCACTGACAATTGCGGGGAGATTGTCTTCGACCGCCTCCTTCTCAGGTACCTGAAGGCACAGGGTGCGACGGTGACCGTCGTCGTGCGCGGCGCTCCCATTCTCAATGACGCTACCATGGAAGACGCCCTCACCCTCGGCCTTGACGCCATTGCCGACCACGTGACCACGACAACCTGCGGCGAGCGTGAACTCGGCGTGAACCTCTCTTTCATCCCTGACGACCTTGCGACGGCCCTCGAAGGATGCAGCCTTGTCATTGCAAAGGGGATGGCAAACTACGAAGCTCTCACCGAATATGACGATTTCCCGCCGACCGCCTTCCTGATGGCTGTCAAGTGCGAGACGATCGCCGGTATGGTCGGCGTCCCGAAGGGATCGAAGGTGGCGCTGCTCAGGGACTGA
- the minD gene encoding cell division ATPase MinD gives MIRAYTIASGKGGTGKTTFTVNLGTALAQLGKETYILDADVGMANIGILLGLENVPVTLHEVLAGKATIDEAIYDGPAGLKVVPSGISLQGFQDANPDRLREVMHDLVDRCDYLLIDAPAGISRDGVVPLAVADEVILVVNPELSSIVDALKTKILTELVGGHVQHAIINRAGRDNLDFVEHKIEKSLGVTSLGVIPEDTYVRESAAYKMPVVIKHPTSGAARAIKKIAAEIAGCEYHDDVAVTREGFIDRLARTLFRGNR, from the coding sequence ATGATACGAGCATACACAATAGCATCCGGTAAGGGCGGGACGGGGAAAACGACCTTCACGGTCAATCTCGGCACCGCACTTGCTCAGCTCGGCAAAGAGACCTATATTCTTGATGCTGACGTCGGGATGGCGAATATCGGGATCCTGCTTGGCCTGGAAAATGTGCCGGTGACTCTCCATGAGGTACTTGCCGGAAAAGCAACTATTGATGAGGCGATCTATGACGGCCCTGCCGGTCTGAAGGTGGTCCCGAGCGGCATCTCCCTCCAGGGATTTCAGGATGCAAATCCTGACCGTTTGAGGGAAGTCATGCATGACCTTGTCGATCGGTGCGATTACCTGCTGATCGATGCCCCGGCAGGCATCAGCAGGGACGGTGTGGTTCCGCTTGCAGTTGCCGATGAGGTGATTCTGGTGGTCAATCCAGAACTCTCCTCCATTGTCGACGCGCTGAAGACAAAGATCCTCACCGAACTGGTCGGGGGCCATGTCCAGCATGCGATCATCAACCGGGCCGGCAGGGATAACCTTGATTTCGTCGAGCATAAGATTGAAAAGTCTCTGGGTGTCACCTCACTGGGCGTCATCCCCGAAGACACCTATGTCAGGGAATCGGCGGCGTACAAGATGCCGGTGGTGATCAAGCACCCGACTTCGGGCGCCGCGCGGGCTATCAAGAAGATCGCCGCGGAGATCGCCGGCTGTGAGTATCACGACGATGTCGCTGTAACGCGTGAAGGATTCATTGATCGTCTTGCAAGAACTCTCTTCAGGGGGAATCGGTAA
- a CDS encoding roadblock/LC7 domain-containing protein, whose translation MTEHQGLKERINSFIREIMEVRGVSACVLASRDGILMGKSFAAGVSVPSFAAMSATMLAAAEAAASISHIQPPGKVLVTSDDASMLVMGAGDRTLLAVVLDPTADTEAAYKLFTKIAAEIAEVL comes from the coding sequence ATGACAGAACATCAGGGATTAAAAGAGAGAATAAATTCGTTCATCAGGGAGATCATGGAGGTCAGGGGCGTTTCAGCCTGCGTGCTCGCCTCCCGCGACGGGATCCTGATGGGCAAATCGTTCGCAGCAGGGGTATCCGTACCTTCTTTCGCTGCCATGAGCGCGACCATGCTGGCAGCGGCCGAGGCCGCGGCGAGCATATCACATATCCAGCCACCAGGGAAGGTACTGGTCACCTCAGACGACGCCTCGATGCTTGTCATGGGTGCCGGAGACCGGACGCTCCTTGCGGTCGTCCTCGATCCCACGGCAGACACAGAGGCAGCCTACAAGTTATTCACCAAGATCGCGGCTGAGATCGCGGAGGTACTATAA
- a CDS encoding response regulator, with translation MYTVLVVDDSPFIVDVFVTMLERGGYQSIAAYGGEEALEILTTVTPDLILLDIMMEPMDGWETLENIKINPKTRDIPVLMLTAKQLTPDEAEGYGSYIEDYILKPITHRELYDAIERVLKRREMIRDDVDRAKEVGLDQRLVDEYARLAKGVDVNNRLLRILETTYNINDSKASEKVSLAIKTMENSIRFQQERLAQIKEEIDTLQQKK, from the coding sequence ATGTACACGGTTCTGGTGGTGGACGACAGCCCATTCATCGTGGACGTCTTCGTCACCATGCTGGAGAGGGGAGGGTACCAGTCAATCGCGGCATACGGCGGCGAGGAGGCCCTTGAGATCCTCACTACCGTCACACCCGACCTCATCCTTCTCGACATCATGATGGAGCCGATGGACGGCTGGGAGACTCTCGAAAATATCAAGATCAACCCGAAGACGCGCGACATCCCGGTATTGATGCTGACAGCAAAACAACTCACGCCAGATGAAGCAGAAGGGTACGGCTCATATATCGAAGACTACATCTTAAAGCCCATCACCCATCGGGAACTCTATGACGCGATCGAGCGCGTGCTCAAGCGCCGTGAGATGATCAGGGACGATGTCGACAGGGCGAAGGAGGTCGGACTCGACCAGCGCCTTGTCGACGAATACGCGCGGCTCGCAAAAGGGGTCGACGTGAACAACCGCCTCCTCCGCATCCTTGAGACGACCTACAATATCAATGACAGCAAGGCGAGCGAGAAAGTCTCCCTTGCGATCAAGACCATGGAAAACAGCATCAGGTTCCAGCAGGAACGCCTTGCCCAGATCAAGGAAGAGATCGACACCCTTCAGCAGAAAAAATAA
- a CDS encoding phosphate-starvation-inducible PsiE family protein: MQWAIAAIMRVNHVIYLFIAIVLALLAVVSFYDVALQFMDSLRSDVPMTDSILTVLHALLVTIIIIEILETVTAYFRTNRLQVRPILIAGLTAMVRKVLVYGLEPTDIVDVAGTVAVIAVLTLAVVLIGKEE, translated from the coding sequence ATGCAGTGGGCGATCGCTGCCATCATGCGGGTCAACCATGTAATATATCTCTTCATTGCCATCGTGCTCGCCCTCCTTGCGGTGGTATCGTTCTATGATGTGGCGCTCCAGTTCATGGATAGCCTGAGGTCCGATGTGCCGATGACCGACAGCATCCTCACGGTGCTCCACGCCCTCCTGGTCACCATCATCATCATCGAGATCCTGGAGACTGTGACTGCGTATTTCCGGACCAACCGTCTGCAGGTGCGACCGATCCTTATTGCGGGCCTCACCGCTATGGTGCGGAAGGTGCTCGTCTACGGCCTGGAGCCGACCGACATTGTTGATGTGGCAGGGACGGTGGCGGTCATTGCGGTGCTCACCCTTGCGGTGGTCCTGATTGGAAAAGAGGAGTAA
- a CDS encoding DNA-directed RNA polymerase subunit H, translating into MSTRFNVLDHEMVPDHQKMTDSEIAELLSRYQIALDQLPRIYSDDPAVKATGAKIGDVIKIVRKSQTAGLADSYRSVVKRPKK; encoded by the coding sequence ATGAGCACCAGATTTAATGTTTTAGATCATGAAATGGTGCCGGATCATCAGAAGATGACCGATAGCGAGATTGCAGAGCTCCTTTCCCGTTATCAGATCGCACTCGACCAGCTTCCGCGTATCTACAGCGATGACCCGGCCGTCAAGGCCACCGGGGCAAAGATCGGGGATGTCATCAAGATTGTCCGGAAGAGCCAGACGGCTGGCCTCGCCGACTCGTATCGTTCTGTAGTAAAGAGGCCAAAGAAGTAA